Within Coffea arabica cultivar ET-39 chromosome 4e, Coffea Arabica ET-39 HiFi, whole genome shotgun sequence, the genomic segment TGATTGCTCTATACTAAAAATAAATGAGTTTATTCAGAATGAGGAGTGGAGAATAGAGCTCATTAGGTCCATTTTTAATGAGGAAGACTACAGGAATATAAAAAACATCCCTATTAGTATTTGTAGCAGCAAGGACAGATTGGTGTGGCCTTTCTCTTCATCTAGGGAGCATACTGTTAAGACAGGATATACTTTGGCAAAATAGTTACAGAAACAGAGGAGTAATTGGCATGAAATGACCAGAAGGCAGGTGGCAGGTGATAACAGAAATGAACAGAATACAAAGGTTTGGAAGTTCATTTGGAGCCTAAATATGAAACATAAGCTAAAACACTTCATATGGAAATGTCTGCATAGGATCTTGCCAGTGAATGTAGTAATAAAGAGTAGAACTGGGAAAGGGGAGGACAAGTGCTTATGTTGTGGAGAGGGAACTGAAACACTAGAGCATATGTTATTTTTCTGTCAATAGGAAACAGTGATATGGAAAGCTACACCAGTGAAATGGGATGGAATTGAAAATTTCAGACACAACTTCTAGTTATGGTTGAATAGCCTAATGGAAGCTCGGTAGAGAAAGGGTGGAAGAGAGCATATAGTGCTGACAGTAAATATTTTGTGGCAAGTATGCAAGGCAAGAAATCAAGCTCAATTTAATAGAGAGAAAAAATGTCCTGGGATGGTGGTTAACAAAGCTATGCAAGAGTGGCAAGAATATGAGTTAgtcaaccaaaaaataaaagaggctGAACAAGAAACAGGTCCACAAAGTCAAGACAGATGGAAACCACCAATAGCAGGAGTTGTGATACGCAATACGGATGCAGCAACTGATATAAAGCATGGGAAAGCTAGCTGGGGTATGATAGCTAGAAGGGGATATGGTGATATTGTTGGAGCTTGGGCTAGTATTGAAAAAAGATGCAGTGATCCTGTTGTGGAAGAAGCTTGCGCCATTAGGAAAGCTTTAACGGTAACTATGCAAGAAGGATGGGTGAATGTAGAGATACAATCTGATTGCAAGATAGCAGTAAGTAAAATTCTAGATGAAGACACAAGGGATGCAAAGATTGAAACGCTAATTGAAGACATAAAGTTGTTAAAACAAAA encodes:
- the LOC140005515 gene encoding uncharacterized protein, translating into MVVNKAMQEWQEYELVNQKIKEAEQETGPQSQDRWKPPIAGVVIRNTDAATDIKHGKASWGMIARRGYGDIVGAWASIEKRCSDPVVEEACAIRKALTVTMQEGWVNVEIQSDCKIAVSKILDEDTRDAKIETLIEDIKLLKQNFRNCNFSFIRREGNVVSHSLARFALNLVEDVYWKVFFPLKLTRLAREDLGAVAPIL